The following coding sequences are from one bacterium SCSIO 12741 window:
- a CDS encoding PKD domain-containing protein, producing the protein MMWFKNIYVWFIALLVIGTMDAQAQCSALYSTVVNGPTVTINNLSNNYNKLSWDYGDSTTSNTFATTHTHTYMASGTYTICLTVEDTSISCVTSYCDTVVVTVAPPPPPCNAAFTHSVNGASVSFTNNSTSAFSYFWNFGDASPLNYTHSPTHTYSNPGTYTACLYISDSTQSCMDSVCHTITVAVGSCNAQFNYVDTGLTVYFSNSSTPFQPTQWYWDFGDGNTSFQKTPQHTYQSSGTYMICLTVIDTNSLCSDSICKSVTVQAPCNTTASFTHQIQGPSVQFSNTSIADSLALYTWVFGDGTQSSKKHPNHTYSNPGSYIVCLTVVDSAKGCTDTFCDTLVITSGGPCAAGFSYQVSGNSVTFVNTSSPTTRLFDWDFGDQSTSRLKNPQHTYSSPGLYTVCLIAYDSILACVDTICDTVRIHPSNCQASFSIFPDTLTPGRFDFINTSTPSGPSMSYLWLMSDGSVFGTQNVSHTVTSSGTYTMCLTIFDSLTGCSDSICHSFTYTVPTPCGAGFTYVTNGQSVQFVNTSAVTSPGVDWKWDFGDNSIGSNLYNTQHVYASPGTYTVCLILSDSIVNCTDTFCDTVLIQSQPGCLANFSSQDSIGNLVQFFNHSIASSASIGYIWDFGDGTKSWASHPLHLFPKAGAYDVCLTVIDSSSTGYCADSVCQTVYAGTLLSEELINLQKEDLRVYPNPFNQELILELPASGMNHLITNLELYDMTGRTLARFELPNTDQEPQIHLDLTNYAVKPGMYYLQVVLGDQNLVYPVMKK; encoded by the coding sequence ATGATGTGGTTCAAAAACATATATGTCTGGTTCATCGCCTTGCTGGTTATCGGAACTATGGATGCTCAAGCCCAATGTTCGGCTCTTTATAGCACCGTGGTTAATGGCCCTACGGTGACCATTAACAATTTGTCTAATAACTACAACAAATTGAGCTGGGACTATGGGGATAGCACCACGAGTAACACTTTTGCTACCACCCATACACACACTTATATGGCATCGGGCACCTATACGATCTGCCTGACTGTGGAAGATACTTCCATATCCTGTGTTACCTCCTACTGCGACACAGTAGTGGTTACAGTAGCACCACCTCCCCCACCTTGTAATGCAGCATTTACTCATTCAGTAAATGGAGCATCAGTGAGCTTTACCAATAACTCTACCAGTGCCTTTAGCTATTTCTGGAACTTTGGTGATGCCTCTCCGCTTAACTATACACACAGCCCAACGCATACCTATTCCAATCCAGGTACCTATACGGCTTGCTTGTACATCTCAGATAGTACCCAAAGCTGTATGGATTCCGTTTGTCACACGATTACTGTAGCAGTGGGCAGTTGTAATGCCCAATTCAATTACGTGGACACTGGCCTCACCGTTTATTTCTCCAATTCATCCACCCCCTTTCAGCCTACGCAATGGTATTGGGATTTTGGTGATGGAAATACGAGTTTTCAAAAAACACCTCAGCACACCTACCAATCGTCAGGTACTTATATGATTTGTTTAACGGTGATTGACACCAATTCTTTGTGCTCAGATTCAATTTGTAAAAGTGTTACGGTTCAAGCTCCATGTAATACGACAGCCTCTTTTACCCATCAAATTCAAGGACCTTCTGTTCAATTCAGCAATACGTCCATTGCGGATAGTTTGGCTCTTTATACCTGGGTATTTGGAGATGGTACACAATCTTCGAAAAAGCATCCTAATCATACTTATTCCAATCCAGGTAGCTATATCGTTTGTTTAACCGTTGTTGACTCGGCCAAAGGATGTACGGATACCTTTTGCGACACCCTGGTTATCACTTCAGGAGGACCTTGTGCAGCTGGATTTAGCTATCAAGTATCCGGAAACTCGGTGACCTTTGTAAACACCTCCTCTCCTACCACTCGTCTATTCGATTGGGATTTTGGAGATCAGAGCACGAGCCGCTTAAAAAATCCGCAGCATACCTACTCCAGTCCAGGATTGTATACCGTATGCCTTATTGCCTATGATTCTATTCTGGCTTGTGTGGATACCATTTGCGATACCGTGCGCATTCACCCATCCAACTGTCAGGCAAGCTTTTCGATTTTTCCTGACACCCTGACCCCAGGAAGGTTCGATTTCATTAATACTTCTACCCCAAGCGGACCTTCCATGAGTTATCTCTGGCTGATGAGCGACGGAAGCGTTTTTGGAACTCAGAATGTATCCCATACAGTTACGTCATCAGGCACCTACACCATGTGCCTCACCATTTTTGATTCTCTAACAGGATGCTCTGATAGCATTTGTCACAGTTTCACCTATACCGTTCCTACTCCTTGTGGAGCCGGATTTACCTATGTAACCAATGGGCAGTCCGTACAATTTGTAAATACCTCCGCGGTTACAAGTCCCGGGGTAGATTGGAAATGGGATTTTGGTGATAATTCCATCGGCTCAAACTTGTACAACACTCAGCATGTATACGCTTCTCCAGGAACCTACACGGTTTGCTTGATTCTTAGCGATTCCATCGTAAACTGTACCGATACTTTTTGCGATACCGTTTTAATTCAATCTCAACCAGGTTGTTTGGCCAATTTCTCTTCTCAGGATTCTATTGGGAACTTGGTACAATTCTTCAACCACAGCATTGCCTCTTCTGCGAGCATAGGCTACATCTGGGATTTTGGTGATGGAACCAAAAGTTGGGCAAGCCATCCACTCCATTTGTTTCCAAAAGCAGGTGCTTACGATGTGTGCTTAACGGTTATTGACTCAAGCTCGACTGGATATTGTGCAGACTCCGTTTGCCAAACGGTTTATGCTGGAACGCTGCTATCCGAAGAACTGATTAACCTTCAAAAAGAAGATTTACGGGTATATCCAAACCCTTTTAATCAAGAACTGATTCTGGAGCTGCCCGCTTCGGGAATGAATCACTTGATCACGAACTTAGAACTCTATGACATGACTGGTCGTACGCTGGCTCGTTTTGAACTTCCGAATACAGATCAGGAACCGCAAATTCATTTGGATTTGACAAACTATGCGGTAAAGCCTGGAATGTATTACCTACAGGTAGTCTTGGGAGATCAAAATCTGGTTTACCCGGTGATGAAAAAATAA
- a CDS encoding PKD domain-containing protein, producing the protein MRRIKTTLLLLVLLGGLIPVISNAQCLASFSTSVSGSTVTITNSSSSYNSLTWSYGDNTYGYSYANTHTKTYNTAGTYLICLTVSDSSQSCTHTYCDTVVIAGTPGGGCTADFSSSTSGLTAYFIDSSYATFGYSLYWDFGDGNTSTAYYPNHTYSSAGNYMVCLTVVDTVNNCSDSICKSVTVAGSSGSNCSANFSYSASGTTATFSNSSSNNVYNTWYFGDGSSSMATNPTYTYSSAGTYTVCLIIQDSLQNCTDSICKSVTVTSSSTGCSANFNYTNNNGTVTFTNTSNNNISNTWTFGDGSNSSLVNPVHTYTTNGNYLACLTIVDSSQNCFDSICKVITITGAAPCAASFTHTTTGLTVVTSNTSAGGSTFGTTYSWNMGNGVTMNGYNTAYSYPQAGTYVVCLTMTDTSSNCFSTFCDTVTVGGTTPCQASFNYNISGLSASFFNSSTGTTPGTSYFWNFGDGNYAYSANPSHGYAVSGSYVVCLTITDSLNNCSSTRCDTISVQGGGSGNCKASFTYSGSSLLYFFTNTSTPNNGAITWIWDMGDGTTLWNKNPQHHYQNPGTYVVCLTMYDSLNNCNNSFCDTLVVTSTNPCQASFNIIPDSLNPNNLSFVNTSTPQFGVTYQWVFSDGTVYGTRHVNRTFTTPGTYTVCLHIQDSLNQCSDSTCQTFTISAPVTCDAKFTPVPNGKNVIFMNQSIPNSGSVTYSWNFGDGTPGSSVKNPTHNYANYGTYVVCLTIVDSLTNCWDTHCDTLVLSAPVACAADFNIIDSNGTFVFINTSTSAQPLTYTYWTFGDGNHAYTYDAAHTYAAPGTYTVCLYVEDSTRSCMDSVCKSVTVNSLSAQNVNLEASSVSVYPNPFDNQINISWSQDIDQVSIRLYDLTGKAMLLETSLSAERGLTHTLDLTSQSLSSGVYYLEISTGQNKATYPIYKR; encoded by the coding sequence ATGAGACGCATTAAAACAACTTTACTCTTACTGGTGTTGCTGGGTGGATTAATCCCTGTGATTTCCAACGCCCAGTGTTTGGCGTCGTTCAGTACATCCGTTTCGGGATCTACGGTGACGATCACCAACAGTTCATCCAGTTACAACTCGTTGACTTGGTCATACGGGGACAACACTTACGGCTACTCTTACGCCAACACTCACACAAAAACTTACAACACTGCAGGTACTTACCTGATCTGCTTGACAGTAAGTGATTCTTCTCAATCTTGTACCCATACCTACTGTGACACGGTAGTGATTGCCGGTACTCCTGGTGGTGGCTGTACCGCCGACTTTTCCAGTTCTACATCAGGACTTACAGCTTATTTCATTGACTCTTCCTATGCTACGTTTGGATACAGTCTATACTGGGATTTCGGAGATGGTAACACATCTACTGCTTATTACCCCAATCACACCTACTCTTCAGCAGGTAACTACATGGTTTGTTTGACGGTGGTTGATACCGTAAACAACTGTAGCGATTCTATTTGTAAGTCGGTAACTGTAGCCGGTTCAAGTGGATCTAACTGTAGCGCTAACTTTAGCTACAGCGCTTCCGGTACTACTGCTACTTTCAGCAACAGTTCAAGCAACAACGTATACAACACTTGGTATTTTGGTGATGGATCAAGCTCTATGGCTACCAATCCTACCTACACTTACTCTTCTGCAGGTACTTACACAGTGTGTCTAATTATTCAAGATTCCCTACAAAACTGTACAGACTCGATTTGTAAATCTGTAACGGTTACCAGTTCTTCAACCGGTTGTTCTGCCAATTTCAATTACACGAACAACAATGGAACGGTAACTTTCACCAATACCTCAAACAACAACATTTCTAATACCTGGACTTTTGGAGATGGATCTAACTCTTCTCTTGTAAATCCAGTTCACACTTACACAACAAACGGTAACTACCTGGCATGTTTGACTATTGTAGATAGCTCTCAAAACTGCTTTGATTCCATTTGTAAGGTAATCACCATTACTGGTGCTGCTCCTTGTGCAGCAAGCTTTACACACACCACTACTGGTCTTACTGTGGTTACTAGTAACACTTCTGCAGGTGGATCTACCTTTGGAACCACTTACTCCTGGAACATGGGTAACGGTGTTACTATGAACGGTTACAACACTGCTTACTCTTACCCACAAGCTGGTACTTACGTTGTTTGTTTGACCATGACCGATACCAGCAGCAACTGCTTCAGCACTTTCTGTGATACAGTAACGGTTGGAGGTACTACACCTTGTCAAGCTTCTTTCAACTACAACATTAGTGGTCTATCTGCAAGCTTCTTTAACTCTTCTACAGGAACTACTCCAGGAACCAGTTACTTCTGGAACTTCGGTGATGGAAATTACGCTTACAGCGCTAACCCTTCTCACGGATATGCCGTTTCTGGTAGCTACGTAGTTTGCTTGACTATTACCGATTCTTTGAACAACTGCTCAAGCACTCGTTGTGATACCATCTCTGTTCAAGGCGGTGGAAGTGGAAACTGTAAAGCTTCCTTCACTTACTCAGGATCTTCTTTGTTGTACTTCTTCACCAACACATCTACTCCAAATAACGGTGCCATTACCTGGATTTGGGATATGGGTGACGGTACTACTCTGTGGAACAAAAATCCTCAGCACCACTACCAAAATCCTGGTACTTACGTAGTTTGCTTAACTATGTATGACTCTCTTAACAACTGTAACAATTCTTTCTGCGACACATTAGTAGTGACCAGTACGAATCCATGTCAAGCGAGCTTCAACATTATTCCAGATTCTTTGAATCCGAATAACCTGTCATTCGTGAACACTTCTACTCCACAGTTTGGAGTTACCTATCAGTGGGTATTTAGCGACGGTACCGTATACGGAACTCGTCACGTAAACAGAACGTTCACCACTCCTGGAACTTACACCGTGTGTCTGCACATTCAGGACTCCCTGAACCAGTGTTCAGACTCTACTTGTCAAACGTTTACCATCTCCGCTCCGGTTACTTGTGATGCTAAATTCACTCCAGTACCAAACGGAAAGAACGTTATATTCATGAACCAGTCTATTCCTAACTCAGGTTCCGTGACTTACAGCTGGAACTTTGGTGATGGAACTCCTGGATCTTCTGTGAAGAACCCAACTCACAACTACGCAAACTATGGAACGTATGTTGTATGCTTGACCATTGTTGATTCCTTGACCAATTGCTGGGATACGCATTGCGATACATTGGTTCTTTCTGCACCAGTTGCTTGTGCAGCAGACTTCAACATTATTGATTCTAACGGAACCTTCGTATTTATCAATACTTCTACCTCTGCTCAGCCATTGACTTACACTTACTGGACTTTCGGAGATGGAAATCACGCTTACACTTACGATGCAGCCCATACTTATGCCGCTCCTGGAACCTACACTGTATGTCTATACGTAGAGGATTCTACCCGCAGCTGTATGGATAGCGTTTGTAAAAGCGTAACCGTTAACTCTCTAAGTGCACAAAATGTAAACTTGGAAGCTTCATCGGTAAGCGTTTACCCTAACCCATTTGATAATCAAATTAACATCAGCTGGTCACAAGACATTGATCAAGTGAGCATTCGTTTGTACGACCTGACTGGAAAGGCTATGCTATTGGAAACCTCCTTATCTGCTGAGCGAGGACTGACGCATACGTTGGATTTGACCTCTCAATCGTTGTCCTCTGGAGTATACTACCTAGAGATTTCAACGGGACAGAACAAAGCAACATACCCTATTTACAAAAGATAA
- a CDS encoding sodium:solute symporter: MSPEMIIVAVFGYFLFLAGISWYTTRASSSNEAFFTGNKQSPWFIVAFGMIGTSLSGVTFISVPGWVATSSFSYMQMVLGYLAGYLVIGLILMPLYYRLNLTSIYTYLEERFGLNTYKTGAWYFLISRVIGASFRLYLVAMVFQEAVFKQMGKDVPFSVTVLITIALIWVYTHRGGIKTIIWTDTLQTLFMLLAVVITLWVVANQLDLSFTGMFGAVKSSEYSQVFFWDWESKLFFPKQFLAGAFIAICMTGLDQDMMQKNLSCKSLGDAQKNMFWFSLILVVVNLLFLSLGALLYLFAATNNIAIPEMTDKLYPMLATEGYLGPIVGLLFVLGLIAAAYSSADSALTALTTSFCVDILGFNRKKVENPEQTRKLVHLTISIVLLLVIVTFENFTDDAVIKKLFELAGYTYGPLLGLYSFGLFMPNRVPDKLVPIVCILAPVICWLLTLQFAIGFELLIINGLITFVGLAIIAQFRPKTAS; this comes from the coding sequence ATGTCACCTGAAATGATCATTGTAGCCGTTTTTGGCTATTTTCTCTTTCTGGCCGGTATATCCTGGTATACCACAAGAGCCAGCAGCTCCAACGAAGCTTTTTTTACTGGAAATAAACAATCACCTTGGTTTATCGTGGCCTTTGGAATGATTGGTACCTCTTTATCCGGGGTTACCTTTATCTCCGTTCCGGGCTGGGTGGCTACCAGTTCGTTTTCCTACATGCAAATGGTGCTGGGCTATTTGGCGGGCTATTTAGTCATTGGCCTTATTCTCATGCCGCTATACTATCGACTCAATCTCACATCGATTTATACCTACCTCGAGGAGCGTTTTGGTTTAAATACTTACAAAACCGGGGCGTGGTATTTTTTGATCAGTCGGGTAATAGGTGCTTCTTTTCGATTGTATTTGGTGGCTATGGTTTTTCAGGAAGCCGTATTCAAACAAATGGGGAAGGACGTTCCTTTTTCAGTTACGGTTCTCATCACCATTGCGCTAATCTGGGTTTATACGCACCGAGGCGGAATTAAAACCATTATCTGGACGGATACCCTTCAAACTCTTTTTATGCTCCTCGCTGTGGTGATCACTCTTTGGGTGGTAGCCAATCAATTGGACCTCAGTTTCACCGGAATGTTTGGAGCGGTGAAATCTAGTGAATACAGCCAGGTCTTTTTCTGGGACTGGGAGTCTAAGCTATTTTTTCCAAAGCAGTTTCTCGCCGGGGCCTTCATTGCTATTTGTATGACGGGTCTCGATCAGGATATGATGCAAAAGAACCTCAGTTGTAAGAGCCTTGGAGATGCCCAGAAAAACATGTTTTGGTTCAGCTTGATTCTGGTTGTGGTCAATCTTTTGTTTTTAAGCCTTGGAGCGTTGTTGTATTTGTTTGCCGCTACCAACAATATTGCTATCCCTGAAATGACCGATAAGCTTTACCCCATGCTGGCCACCGAGGGTTACCTTGGACCCATTGTTGGATTGCTATTTGTCCTCGGACTCATCGCTGCGGCCTACTCTTCCGCCGATTCGGCTTTAACGGCTTTGACGACGAGCTTTTGTGTGGATATTTTAGGATTCAATCGGAAGAAGGTCGAAAATCCGGAGCAAACCCGAAAATTGGTTCACCTTACCATTTCCATAGTCCTACTTTTGGTGATCGTCACTTTTGAGAACTTTACAGATGATGCCGTCATCAAGAAGCTCTTTGAATTGGCTGGATATACCTACGGGCCGCTATTAGGACTTTATTCTTTTGGCTTGTTTATGCCCAATCGGGTTCCGGATAAGTTGGTTCCCATTGTTTGCATTCTGGCCCCCGTTATTTGTTGGCTGCTCACGCTTCAATTTGCCATAGGTTTTGAGCTCTTAATTATCAATGGACTAATCACCTTCGTGGGGCTTGCTATTATCGCTCAATTCAGGCCTAAAACGGCTTCTTAA